In Roseofilum reptotaenium CS-1145, a single genomic region encodes these proteins:
- a CDS encoding N-acetyltransferase, translated as MYDYRLIDRESELEILASVDGISALSATELKQHQPDLHLAILHNQTLVARCSLWWKNTPNYGQKNLGLIGHYAAQDRQSAKALLSRSLEILGQHHCTLAVAPIDGNTWRNYRWITDRGEHPAFFLEPNNPPDYVEQILEAGFSPLAGYYSALVTDLNQGDRRLERVGDRLKKLDLTLRPLNLDKWEEELRQIYHVSRIAFARNFLYTPLSESEFIEQYNPVRSYINPELVVLAQQGNAIVGFLFALPDFCLRQRNLPVETVILKTVAILPRKDYAGLGSFLVWQCHQIAQKLGYKSVIHALMYQGNSSLNISHRYAQPIRQYTLFAKAI; from the coding sequence ATGTATGATTATCGTTTAATTGATCGAGAATCTGAGCTAGAGATCTTAGCCAGTGTTGACGGAATTTCTGCTCTCAGTGCAACTGAATTGAAGCAACATCAACCGGATCTACATCTGGCAATTTTGCACAATCAAACCTTAGTCGCTCGCTGTTCCCTCTGGTGGAAAAATACGCCAAATTATGGTCAAAAAAACCTTGGATTAATTGGCCATTATGCTGCCCAAGATCGTCAAAGCGCTAAAGCTTTATTGAGTCGTAGTCTAGAGATTTTAGGGCAACACCATTGCACTTTAGCCGTTGCGCCTATTGATGGCAATACTTGGCGCAATTATCGCTGGATTACCGATCGAGGAGAGCATCCCGCTTTCTTTCTCGAACCTAACAATCCTCCAGACTATGTTGAACAGATTCTAGAGGCTGGATTTAGTCCTTTAGCTGGCTATTATTCTGCCTTAGTCACTGATTTAAATCAAGGCGATCGTCGCTTAGAGCGAGTCGGCGATCGCCTGAAAAAACTCGACCTTACCCTTCGCCCCCTGAATTTGGACAAGTGGGAAGAAGAACTCCGTCAAATTTATCATGTTTCTAGAATTGCATTTGCGCGAAATTTCTTATATACACCCCTCTCAGAGTCCGAATTTATCGAGCAGTATAACCCAGTCCGTAGCTACATTAACCCAGAATTAGTAGTATTAGCGCAGCAAGGAAACGCCATTGTTGGTTTTTTATTTGCTCTTCCGGATTTTTGCCTAAGACAACGGAACTTACCTGTTGAGACTGTGATTCTGAAAACCGTTGCTATCTTGCCCCGAAAAGATTACGCTGGGCTAGGGAGTTTCTTGGTGTGGCAATGTCATCAAATTGCCCAAAAGTTAGGCTATAAATCCGTAATTCATGCCCTTATGTATCAAGGTAATTCATCCCTAAACATCAGCCATCGATATGCTCAACCCATACGTCAGTATACCCTGTTTGCCAAAGCTATTTAA